One genomic window of Gossypium hirsutum isolate 1008001.06 chromosome D11, Gossypium_hirsutum_v2.1, whole genome shotgun sequence includes the following:
- the LOC107927191 gene encoding putative pentatricopeptide repeat-containing protein At1g56570: MYAARKIVPLSNKHSLQWVQNYTTRTKIPIANLSKGAKGSAILATNVMRSFFDNGLIDDARALFDEMPERDVVMWTAMIAGYTSCNQYVHAWTVFCEMVNNWENPNAFTLSNVLKACKSLQCLARGGLVHGMAIKLGLEGSLYVDNALMDMYATCCISMEDACSIFRDMKEKNMVSWTTLITGYTHRGDGYGGLQVFREMLLDEAELNPHSFSIAIRACAAIGSNTFGRQIHAAIIKNGLGSNLPVMNSILDMYCRCGFLSEANAYFYEMSEKNLITWNTLLAGYERLGSKEALNIFSQIESDGFRPNCFTFTSITAACANLAVLNCGQQVHGGIICRGLQGNLVLANALIDMYAKCGSIADSRKIFSEMSDRNLVSWTSMMIGYGAHGYGKEAVKLFDEMVVSGIRPDRIVFMAVLSACSHAGLIDEGLRCFESMSNYNVTPDQEIYGCVVDLLGRGGRVEEAYQLIKGMPFKPNESVWGALLGACKAHKLPSMGKLAALKVLDLRPNKVGAYVMLSNIYAAEGKWGESARMRKLMRKTCSRKEAGRSWIEVRKQVYSFVVGDKVGSHTEWAHGVVELLILHMKEAGYIPDLHCLIHDLEDGT, translated from the exons ATGTACGCGGCTAGAAAAATAGTCCCGCTTTCCAACAAGCACTCCCTTCAATGGGTCCAAAACTACACTACCAGGACAAAGATACCCATTGCCAATCTATCGAAAGGAGCAAAGGGGTCTGCTATATTAGCCACAAATGTCATGAGATCTTTTTTCGATAACGGTTTGATTGATGATGCACGTGCTCTGTTCGACGAAATGCCTGAAAGAGACGTGGTTATGTGGACGGCCATGATTGCTGGCTACACTTCATGCAACCAATATGTCCATGCCTGGACCGTGTTCTGTGAGATGGTAAATAATTGGGAGAACCCCAATGCATTTACTTTATCTAATGTCTTAAAGGCTTGCAAATCCCTGCAATGTCTTGCGCGTGGAGGTTTGGTTCATGGGATGGCTATAAAGCTTGGCTTAGAGGGTTCATTATACGTTGATAATGCGCTTATGGACATGTATGCTACGTGTTGCATTAGCATGGAGGATGCGTGTTCGATTTTTAGAGATATGAAAGAGAAAAATATGGTCAGTTGGACTACTTTGATCACTGGTTACACTCACCGGGGTGATGGCTATGGTGGACTTCAAGTTTTCCGAGAAATGTTGCTG gatgaagcagaGTTGAATCCTCATAGTTTTTCAATTGCCATTAGAGCTTGTGCTGCCATAGGTTCAAATACTTTTGGTCGGCAAATACATGCAGCcatcattaaaaacgggcttgGTTCTAATCTTCCTGTCATGAATTCTATTCTAGACATGTATTGTAGGTGTGGTTTTTTATCTGAAGCAAATGCATACTTTTATGAGATGTCTGAAAAAAATCTGATCACGTGGAACACCTTACTAGCTGGTTATGAAAGACTAGGTTCTAAAGAGGCCTTGAATATATTCTCACAGATCGAATCAGACGGTTTTAGACCGAATTGCTTCACATTTACTAGTATTACTGCTGCCTGTGCAAATTTAGCAGTTTTGAATTGTGGACAACAGGTTCATGGAGGTATCATTTGCAGAGGCCTACAGGGGAACTTGGTGTTGGCTAATGCCCTAATTGACATGTATGCCAAGTGTGGAAGCATAGCTGACTCACGCAAAATCTTTAGTGAAATGTCTGATAGAAATTTGGTGTCATGGACATCTATGATGATTGGTTATGGGGCACACGGTTATGGGAAAGAGGCAGTTAAGTTGTTTGATGAGATGGTCGTGTCTGGAATTAGACCTGACAGGATAGTGTTTATGGCAGTTCTTAGTGCTTGCAGTCATGCTGGACTTATAGATGAAGGCTTGAGGTGTTTTGAATCAATGAGTAATTACAACGTCACACCCGATCAGGAGATTTATGGGTGTGTTGTTGATTTGCTAGGCCGTGGTGGGAGAGTTGAGGAGGCTTATCAACTGATCAAGGGCATGCCATTTAAGCCTAATGAATCTGTTTGGGGTGCACTTCTTGGTGCTTGTAAagcacataagctcccaagtatGGGAAAATTAGCAGCATTGAAGGTATTGGATTTGAGGCCAAATAAAGTAGGGGCATATGTGATGTTATCAAATATCTATGCTGCCGAGGGTAAGTGGGGAGAATCTGCAAGAATGAGGAAGTTGATGAGAAAAACCTGTAGTAGGAAAGAGGCAGGAAGGAGTTGGATTGAGGTAAGAAAGCAGGTATACAGCTTTGTGGTTGGTGATAAGGTTGGGTCTCACACAGAGTGGGCACATGGGGTTGTAGAGTTGCTGATTTTACATATGAAAGAAGCAGGATATATTCCTGATTTACATTGTTTGATACATGATCTTGAAGATGGGACTTGA